One genomic window of Ziziphus jujuba cultivar Dongzao chromosome 4, ASM3175591v1 includes the following:
- the LOC112491352 gene encoding agamous-like MADS-box protein AGL103 gives MLKKCYEFSTLCGIDVCMIIYGPKQIGRPTELVTYPNDSTQVARIIKQFQSTTIYKPPKRIFNLSDIFIDRKRKIDSEISKLRKRYFAAKYPISDELTNSLSRDQLCFLLSRLDAKIEDAKAMIDLRKENHLLLMKNPVGQNYANYVQNIFHDQKPAIPLNHHHHPVMDHMQLPLQVLLNQTTPQMVPPPRFDLNPNLAINNAMNNPVTMMMLMNDQAGPENGASSSNILDNHQFIGSNNHVCGPVFNDPTLGMIDNMMFSNIGGQYSQGVQVQQPMPDIQYNPTVNAAAGIPSQRINGCDEGNRFDDEFSEFLYRNKIL, from the coding sequence ATGTTAAAGAAATGCTATGAGTTTTCTACTCTATGCGGAATAGATGTTTGCATGATCATCTATGGTCCTAAACAGATCGGACGGCCTACAGAGCTCGTAACATATCCCAATGATTCCACTCAAGTAGCCCGCATTATCAAACAGTTCCAGAGCACTACCATCTACAAACCGCCAAAAAGAATATTCAATTTATCCGACATTTTCATCGATCGGAAAAGGAAGATCGACTCTGAAATCTCCAAGCTGCGCAAAAGGTATTTCGCGGCCAAGTATCCGATTTCCGACGAGCTGACGAACTCTCTCTCGAGGGATCAACTCTGTTTCCTCCTAAGTAGATTGGATGCGAAGATTGAAGATGCAAAAGCTATGATCGATCTTCGCAAAGAAAACCATCTTCTGCTAATGAAAAACCCCGTGGGACAAAACTATGCGAACTACGTGCAAAACATTTTTCATGACCAAAAGCCTGCTATCCCGTtgaaccatcatcatcatccagtTATGGATCATATGCAATTGCCATTACAAGTCCTGTTGAATCAAACAACTCCTCAAATGGTTCCTCCTCCTCGTTTCGATTTGAATCCGAATCTGGCCATAAACAATGCCATGAATAATCCAGTCACTATGATGATGCTGATGAACGATCAAGCTGGCCCTGAAAACGGTGCGTCGAGCTCGAATATTTTAGATAATCATCAGTTCATTGGTAGTAATAATCATGTGTGCGGACCAGTTTTCAATGATCCAACGCTTGGGATGATAGACAATATGATGTTTAGCAATATTGGGGGCCAATATAGCCAGGGGGTGCAGGTGCAGCAGCCCATGCCGGACATTCAGTATAATCCGACGGTGAATGCAGCAGCAGGTATTCCTTCTCAAAGGATTAACGGTTGTGATGAAGGGAATCGATTTGATGATGAATTCAGTGAATTCTTATATAGGAACAAGATTCTTTGA